From the genome of Papaver somniferum cultivar HN1 chromosome 2, ASM357369v1, whole genome shotgun sequence, one region includes:
- the LOC113352497 gene encoding uncharacterized protein LOC113352497 encodes MRYKPGLKLSESSQFKFRNISVYAEPKNETLVFPDCHRDETELMTLKYMVYKGLSMDVKEKFNLYWFKEECLPLPLLNNDDFDNFWEDSFVNEDGCICLWMGMKDTVFGTPKTTPKKKTVSKGTTPSDI; translated from the exons ATGAGGTACAAACCGGGATTGAAACTGTCTGAATCAAG tcagttcaaatttaggaatatcagtgtatatgcggagccaaagaatgagactttggtatttcctgATTGCCATAGAGATGAAACAGAGTTGATGACACTTAAGTATATGGTGTATAAGGGTTTGTCTATGGATGTTAAAGAGAAGTTTAATttatattggtttaaggaagaatgtctgccactgccattgttaaacaatgatgattttgataatttttgggAGGATTCTTTTGTAAATGAGGATGGATGTATATGTTTGTGGATGGGGATGAAAGACACAGTGTTTGGGACTCCAAAGACTACACCAAAGAAGAAGACAGTTAGTAAGGG
- the LOC113349985 gene encoding imidazole glycerol phosphate synthase hisHF, chloroplastic-like isoform X1: MESSILLRPYSSPSLTLLPPPLPHQYKISRKNLNFKSTNLSVKASVNGINSVVTLLDYGAGNVRSIRNAIRVLGHEIKDVLTPEDILNADRLIFPGVGAFAAAMDFLNQNGMAEALCRYIENDRPFLGICLGLQLLFDSSEEKGTVKGLGLIPGVVGRFDSSHGARVPHIGWNALQIKKDSEILEDVDGQHVYFVHSYRAMPSNANNEWISSTCNYGDDFIASIKRGNVHAVQFHPEKSGDVGLSILKRFLHSKSSISKRPTQGNASKLAKRVIACLDVRTNDKGDLVVTKGDQYDVREHTKENEVRNLGKPVELARQYYQDGADEVSFLNITAFRDFPLGDLPMLKVLRLASENVFVPLTVGGGIRDFTDANGRHYTSLEVASEYFRSGADKISIGSDAVYAAEEYLRTGVKTGKSSLEQISRVYGNQAVVVSIDPRRVYLKTPEKIEFKAVKITNPGPNGEEYAWYQCTVSGGREGRPIGAFELAKAVEELGAGEILLNCIDCDGQGKGFDIDLIKLISDAVSIPVIASSGAGKPEHFSEVFEKTNASAALAAGIFHRNEVPIQAVKKHLSKEGIEVRTNVATSLTQAVQPSTI, from the exons ATGGAATCGTCCATCCTCCTTCGACCGTATTCTTCACCTTCTCTTACTCTTCTCCCGCCACCTCTTCCTCACCAATACAAAATCTCCAGAAAAAATCTTAACTTTAAATCCACAAACCTGTCGGTCAAAGCTTCGGTCAATGGTATCAATTCCG TGGTGACATTATTGGATTATGGGGCGGGAAATGTTAGAAGTATCAGAAATGCAATTCGAGTTCTTGGTCATGAAATTAAAGAT GTGCTAACACCAGAAGATATTCTGAATGCGGATCGCCTTATTTTTCCTGGTGTTGGGGCCTTTGCGGCGGCAATGGATTTTCTGAATCAGAATGG GATGGCCGAAGCACTGTGTAGATACATAGAAAATGATCGTCCTTTTCTAGGCATTTGTCTTGGACTTCAGCTACTTTTTGACTCTAGTGAGGAGAAAGGAACAG TAAAAGGTTTGGGCCTGATACCTGGTGTGGTTGGACGTTTTGACTCATCCCATGGTGCCAGAGTACCCCATATTGGTTGGAACGCTCTGCAGATCAAAAAGGACTCAGAAATTTTGGAAGATGTTGATGGCCAGCATGTCTATTTCGTTCACTCCTATCGTGCAATGCCT TCCAATGCAAACAATGAGTGGATCTCATCAACATGCAACTATGGTGACGATTTCATTGCGTCTATTAAAAGGGGAAATGTGCATGCAGTTCAGTTTCACCCAGAAAAGAGTGGAG ATGTAGGCCTTTCCATATTAAAAAGATTCTTGCACTCAAAATCTTCCATTTCAAAG AGGCCAACCCAAGGAAACGCTTCAAAACTTGCCAAGAGA GTAATTGCATGCCTTGATGTTAGGACAAATGATAAAGGCGACCTTGTTGTAACCAAAGGCGATCAGTATGATGTGAGAGAACATACAAAGGAGAACGAG GTCAGAAATCTCGGCAAACCAGTGGAACTTGCTAGGCAATACTATCAAGATGGGGCTGATGAG GTTAGTTTTCTGAATATAACAGCATTCCGGGACTTCCCTCTTGGCGATTTACCTATGCTGAAG GTATTGCGTCTCGCATCCGAAAATGTTTTTGTACCACTGACAGTCGGTGGTGGCATTAGAGACTTCACTGATGCAAATGGAAG GCACTATACTAGCTTGGAAGTTGCATCGGAGTACTTCAGGTCTGGTGCAGATAAGATCTCCATCGGGAGCGACGCAGTTTATGCTGCTGAAGAATATTTAAGAACTGGA GTGAAGACTGGAAAGAGTAGTCTGGAGCAGATTTCTCGTGTTTATGGTAATCAG GCAGTGGTTGTAAGTATTGACCCACGTAGAGTTTACCTCAAAACTCCTGAAAAAATAGAGTTCAAAGCTGTAAAAATTACAAATCCAG GTCCTAACGGAGAGGAGTATGCGTGGTATCAATGCACA GTAAGCGGCGGGAGAGAGGGCCGGCCTATTGGTGCATTTGAACTTGCTAAAGCCGTTGAAGAGCTAGGAGCTGGGGAGATACTACTGAATTGCATTGACTGTGATG GTCAAGGCAAAGGGTTTGATATAGACCTAATAAAGCTGATATCCGATGCTGTTAGCATCCCTGTAATAGCAAGTAGTGGAGCAGGTAAACCAGAACATTTCTCAGAGGTTTTTGAGAAAACTAATGCTTCAGCTGCCCTTGCTGCCGGAATATTTCACAGGAACGAG
- the LOC113349985 gene encoding imidazole glycerol phosphate synthase hisHF, chloroplastic-like isoform X2, which yields MESSILLRPYSSPSLTLLPPPLPHQYKISRKNLNFKSTNLSVKASVNGINSVVTLLDYGAGNVRSIRNAIRVLGHEIKDVLTPEDILNADRLIFPGVGAFAAAMDFLNQNGMAEALCRYIENDRPFLGICLGLQLLFDSSEEKGTVKGLGLIPGVVGRFDSSHGARVPHIGWNALQIKKDSEILEDVDGQHVYFVHSYRAMPSNANNEWISSTCNYGDDFIASIKRGNVHAVQFHPEKSGDVGLSILKRFLHSKSSISKRPTQGNASKLAKRVIVQNLPGCFSQFALVTHWVRNLGKPVELARQYYQDGADEVSFLNITAFRDFPLGDLPMLKVLRLASENVFVPLTVGGGIRDFTDANGRHYTSLEVASEYFRSGADKISIGSDAVYAAEEYLRTGVKTGKSSLEQISRVYGNQAVVVSIDPRRVYLKTPEKIEFKAVKITNPGPNGEEYAWYQCTVSGGREGRPIGAFELAKAVEELGAGEILLNCIDCDGQGKGFDIDLIKLISDAVSIPVIASSGAGKPEHFSEVFEKTNASAALAAGIFHRNEVPIQAVKKHLSKEGIEVRTNVATSLTQAVQPSTI from the exons ATGGAATCGTCCATCCTCCTTCGACCGTATTCTTCACCTTCTCTTACTCTTCTCCCGCCACCTCTTCCTCACCAATACAAAATCTCCAGAAAAAATCTTAACTTTAAATCCACAAACCTGTCGGTCAAAGCTTCGGTCAATGGTATCAATTCCG TGGTGACATTATTGGATTATGGGGCGGGAAATGTTAGAAGTATCAGAAATGCAATTCGAGTTCTTGGTCATGAAATTAAAGAT GTGCTAACACCAGAAGATATTCTGAATGCGGATCGCCTTATTTTTCCTGGTGTTGGGGCCTTTGCGGCGGCAATGGATTTTCTGAATCAGAATGG GATGGCCGAAGCACTGTGTAGATACATAGAAAATGATCGTCCTTTTCTAGGCATTTGTCTTGGACTTCAGCTACTTTTTGACTCTAGTGAGGAGAAAGGAACAG TAAAAGGTTTGGGCCTGATACCTGGTGTGGTTGGACGTTTTGACTCATCCCATGGTGCCAGAGTACCCCATATTGGTTGGAACGCTCTGCAGATCAAAAAGGACTCAGAAATTTTGGAAGATGTTGATGGCCAGCATGTCTATTTCGTTCACTCCTATCGTGCAATGCCT TCCAATGCAAACAATGAGTGGATCTCATCAACATGCAACTATGGTGACGATTTCATTGCGTCTATTAAAAGGGGAAATGTGCATGCAGTTCAGTTTCACCCAGAAAAGAGTGGAG ATGTAGGCCTTTCCATATTAAAAAGATTCTTGCACTCAAAATCTTCCATTTCAAAG AGGCCAACCCAAGGAAACGCTTCAAAACTTGCCAAGAGAGTAATTGTTCAGAACCTGCCTGGATGTTTCTCCCAATTTGCACTAGTCACCCACTGG GTCAGAAATCTCGGCAAACCAGTGGAACTTGCTAGGCAATACTATCAAGATGGGGCTGATGAG GTTAGTTTTCTGAATATAACAGCATTCCGGGACTTCCCTCTTGGCGATTTACCTATGCTGAAG GTATTGCGTCTCGCATCCGAAAATGTTTTTGTACCACTGACAGTCGGTGGTGGCATTAGAGACTTCACTGATGCAAATGGAAG GCACTATACTAGCTTGGAAGTTGCATCGGAGTACTTCAGGTCTGGTGCAGATAAGATCTCCATCGGGAGCGACGCAGTTTATGCTGCTGAAGAATATTTAAGAACTGGA GTGAAGACTGGAAAGAGTAGTCTGGAGCAGATTTCTCGTGTTTATGGTAATCAG GCAGTGGTTGTAAGTATTGACCCACGTAGAGTTTACCTCAAAACTCCTGAAAAAATAGAGTTCAAAGCTGTAAAAATTACAAATCCAG GTCCTAACGGAGAGGAGTATGCGTGGTATCAATGCACA GTAAGCGGCGGGAGAGAGGGCCGGCCTATTGGTGCATTTGAACTTGCTAAAGCCGTTGAAGAGCTAGGAGCTGGGGAGATACTACTGAATTGCATTGACTGTGATG GTCAAGGCAAAGGGTTTGATATAGACCTAATAAAGCTGATATCCGATGCTGTTAGCATCCCTGTAATAGCAAGTAGTGGAGCAGGTAAACCAGAACATTTCTCAGAGGTTTTTGAGAAAACTAATGCTTCAGCTGCCCTTGCTGCCGGAATATTTCACAGGAACGAG